TACTTAAGTTAATCAGATTTTTTCTGATAACACTCTCCCAGGTGAACCATCATCTCCAACGCCAGTAAGTCAGCGCGAGACATCACATGTCGCGAACTGCGATTCCCCAACCCCCGTACAATGACTTCAACGCATTGGAGATGAAATTCCAGAACGTGGCGCGGGGGCAGATTGGCTGCAGAGAGCAACTCCGCAATTTGCAGAATTTCTTCTTTGAGACTCCCCGATCCCATAATCACATAGGTTCGCAGCAATTCGTGATAGTAATCCTGAACCTCTTGCGGAATCGGAAATTCAACCGATGTCGCCTCGGAATCCATGGGATGCTGACTCTCCCCTGACAGCAAGTCAGATTCAGACTCATCCACTTCGCTCGGATAAGTGAGCGTCTGCAATTCTTCCACCATCGAACGTTGCTGATTCAACAACCGTTCTGCTTCATCCCGTTCCCGAACCAGGCGTCGATGATTGTCGACCTGTAACCGGTGATTTTCTTCGTTCAACTCATGAGCCAGCATTGCCCGCTGCATCACGCCCAGTAGCGCCGGGGACTCCCACAGCGCCGGCGAGACTAAAACTTCGGCCTGATTTTCACAAGCCGCCAGTACAATCTGATCGTCGGGTGAAGCCAGCATCAGCACAACTGGTTCCTGACAGCCACTCATCCGAATCGCGTTTAGCAATTCCAGTCGACTCGCTTTGGTCTCTCCGTTCAGATGCAGCAACATACAGTCGAAGCTGTCATTTCGCAGGAGGGTCAATGCTTCTTCCGAAGTCGACACCCACTCTAATCGAGGCTCCGAACAACCGATGGCATCCAGTCGCAAAGCCAGGCTGACCCAGACGGGTCTCTGCGCGCTGACAAACAGTACTTTCAGACGCGGGGGAATTAATGGCCTTTGCGATGAACGCAAATGAGTTTCGTGTGCATCGCTGTCAGCGAGATCCAGATCGGCAGTGTCTCGGGACTTCATCTGTCTTTCTGCATTTTCTGCGAAAGCAGGAGTCGCTGCCTGATTGATCTTGTCATGCTTCACGCTCATATCCGAACCTGTATAATCTCAGGACTATAAAGGGTCTCAATCAGAACTGTCAATACGAGGTCGATTTCACAACCTGTCTTCCAGGCAAACAAAGTGAATCAGCCGTTCTAAAATACCAGCGTTTCCGCGTTGAACACGGGACCTTCCACACAAGTCCGACGGTAATCCCATTCCTCATCGCTGATCCGCACTTTGGCCACACAACTGAAACAGGCACCAAAGCCGCACGCCATCGGCGTTTCCAGCGACAACCAGCAGGGAATCTTTGCTTTCAGTGCCAACTTGCTGACTGCTTCCATCATCGGTTCCGGACCACAGCAGAAAATCGTCGCAGGCGGCGAGGAACTATCAATGCGTTGCTGCAGCAAATCGGTCACATAACCATGGTGACCGAAAGAGCCATCATCCGTCGCCACGTCGATGTCCAGTCCATCCAGACGAAAATCATCCAGCCCTGCCAGATATTCTTTTGATCGCGCGCCGTAGAGCAAACTGACTTGATCCGGGAATGTGTCCAGAGTCCGACGCGGCTGACCATACTTTCGTTGCTGCAATGCTTCGCGTGCGGTCGCCAGAAAGGGAGTTTGACCGATGCCGCCTGCCACCATGACCAGTGAACCACTTCCCGGCTGCGGAAACCCGTTACCCAGCGGGCCCCAGACTTCGACCTGATCTCCCGGCTGCCAGTGCGTCATTCGTGAGGTTAATTTGCCGACAACCACATAACCAAAGTCGAAACCGACGGGCGTTCCCGAATCATCGAGGTAGGTATCGTAGAGTGCAAATGGACGTCCGAGCAACGGGTCATTCACTCCGGGCTCCCGCACCATAAAGAACTGTCCGGGCAGAATGACATCTGAGATCGGGGGACATTCCAGACGCAAGCGATACGTGTCGCGTGCCATTTGTTCCTGTTCGACCACGGTCGCAGAGAGATATTGTGGCGTAGCACAATCACTGAATTCCGAGGCTGTTGTCATTTCCGCTTTCCTTGTCGCGTTCGTTGCCCTTGAACGTCACCAATAATTCGACGTCCTGTTGTCTTCTGACCTGATGAAGCGGGTCCCTGTTTTTTGCCGGCTCCTGCAGGCTTTTTATCGTAGGGTTTCCGACCGACGGGCTTGCCGTCAGCGGGTTTTCTGTCTGATGTTTTTTTGCCAGCCTGACCGCGGGAACTTCGAGATTTCCCGTGCGATACATTTTTTCGACCTTTGCGATGACGAATCGTGGGGGAATGTTTTTCATTCAGCATCTCCCGCAATTTTTTCAATTCCCAGTCCGTCAAACGCCGGTATTCACCCGTTTTAAGTTTGCCAAGATTGAGTGGCCCAAATCGCACGCGCATCAGTTGAATCACTTTATGACCAATGCGTGCCATCATCCGGCGAATTTCCCGGTTCTGACCTTCGTGCAGCGTCAGTTCCAGAAATGAGCTCTTCCCCTGCTTTTTCAGATATTTCAACCCGGAAACACGAAAGACGCCTTCTTTAAAACGGACCCCTTTGCGTAACTCGTCCAGTTTTTCGCGTGCCGGATTGCCTGCGACCTGCACCTGATAAGTTCGCGCCACCTTATAACGGGGATGCGCCAGTCTCTCTGCCAGTGCACCGTCATTCGTGACCAGAATTAAGCCTTCACTGTTTTCATCCAACCGCCCAACAGTAAACAGCCGCTGGCCATCATTGGGAAACAGATCAACGACTCTTCTGCGACCCGCCGGATCATTGTTTGTGCAGAGAAATCCCGTCGGTTTATTCAACAGATAGTAGCGGCGTGGCTGAAGACGCACCCGCTCGCCATCCACACAAATCACCTGTGTCTCCGGATCGACCTTCGCTCCTAATTCGGTCACGGGATCGCCATCGACGGTCACCCGACCTGTTTCAATGTACTCTTCACAATGACGGCGGGAGCCCAGGCCGGTCGCAGCAAGAAATTTCTGCAGACGGATTAATTCCGCATCGTTTGTAGCTTGATCCACATCGTTCGTGGGTTGATCCGCGTCGGAATCAGAGGGAGACGGTGTACGGGGACTCATGATATTTCAACTATGGAAAAACGCAAAAACGAACAAAAAAGGCTTCAAAGCCAGATTTTGTTATACCACAGCCAGAAGACGATACCAATTAGGAAGAACGGATTCTTTTCAGGGATCTCAAATGATTTCAGGAATTTCCGGTAATTCCAGATTTTGCTCTTCAATCACATCGCGCATCCGCTGCAGTGATCGAATTGTCAACTGCCTGACGCGTTCGGTACTGATGCCCAGGTCATCCGCAATCTCACGAAACTTTTCCGGTGCATCGGAGTGATACAATCCAAAACGCCGCTTCAAAATCAGCTGCTCGCGTTCATCCAGGGTGTGCAAGACCTGTTTCAGTACATATCGAATCGAATGGTGATACGATTCATGTGAACGGGGCGTCGAACGAAAATCACTTAACCCCATCGCCGCCGACTCAACACCGCTCACAAATGATTTCCGGTATTTCCGACCTTTTTTTGTCGCACGAAACAGAAAGTTGCGAATCGCCCATGTCCCATAAGTACTAAAGCGGTTGCCACGGTCGATGTCAAAAATTTCGACCGCCCGAATCAACGGCATTTGACCATCGCTTACGATATCCTCAAACGTATTCGCTCGATCGGTCAGACCTTTTGCAATAGAAACCACCAACCGTAAATTGGCTTGAATGATGTAATCCCGCAATCGATGCGCATCCTTCAGCTTCTGTTCGATTCGATCCAATAGCCCTACACAGGGAGACTTGAGATCGATCTGGTCTCTCAGCACAGACGCCCGGTATTTCAGATAATTCATGCCCTTGAATAAAATTACTTCCTGCTCTTTTTCCAGCAGAGGCACGGAATACAGGGGCGCATATTGCGCTGGAAATCCCTCTGTTTCGTCATCAACCTCCGGATTTAACTCAGAACAGAGCTGATGTAATGGCTGCAGAATCTGCTCGCCAGCGTCATCCTGATCGAAATGATCGCTGAAGACATATTCGATTTCGGCGGAGCAGATCTTCTCAGCGCGCTTCTGTAATTCCCGTGTGACACAATACTTTTTCATCCGGGCTGCTTTTTTAGCCGACAGCAACTCACACTGACAGGGCTTCGCTTGATTGGCAGTCAGCGCACGTGCTCCCAGTTCAGAAAAAGAACCTGACTCCGATGGATTACCTGCGATAGCACTATACATACATTTCAACTCTCAGAGATTGTTCTTATCAGGAAAAGGAATCTGAAAGACAGATACTCTCCCGCGTATCGTATGCGATCGTATCGTATAAAACAATTTTAACAGGCTTTATTGTTTAAATTCAGCAAGAAATATATAATAGACACTCTGAAGAGAAGTTAAACTGTCGTAGCAAAGATAGGATGATTTCCAAGTCATATAATTACCGCTGAAAACAGAGGATGTTTAGAGTAAATGCCGAATTGGGGGCGAATTGGAATCTACTCACGGATTCATGGTAAAAAAGCCGATTATGATCCCAGGGGAGACGTCCTCCCGGTCACTTCAAAACCAATATCAGAAGTACATTTTTCCACTATATCTCCCATCCCAAAACTCTGATCCTTCCTTTCCAACGTTTGCTAAGTCTATTAAAGAGTTTAGACCTGATGCTATCACTCGCAAAATAGACCGAAATCCGTTAGCATTCTCGTAATCGAGGTCTGTTTCGGTGTGCGTCACTCTGAATCAGATGTGGGATCACCTCAAAAAGAGTCAGTATAGTTCCCTTAACGACGATGCATTCCTAGAATAGTTTTATCACTCATCTGTGTGATTTCTTCCGGGCCGACTCTGGAGAGTTGTCTAAGAGAAGTTACGCTCATTGAACATACTTAGCAGGTTGAAAGAACCTTATCTCATGGCAGAACAAACAGTTACAGGTGCTGTGCCTGGAGTCGATCCAGCAGAACTTGAAGAATGGTTTGAATCACTGGACGATTTGATCATCCGGTATGGTAAGGAAAGAGTAAAAAACGTGTTAGCAATTTTGCAGGAACGCGCATACCGTCAGGGAGTGACGATGCCTTTCACTGCGAATACGCCTTACACCAATACAATTCCCCTCGATCAGCAAGCACCGTTTCCTGGTAACCGGGAAATTGAACGACGGATTAAAAGTATTATCCGCTGGAATGCCATGGCGATGGTTGTGCGTGCGAA
This window of the Gimesia fumaroli genome carries:
- a CDS encoding sigma-70 family RNA polymerase sigma factor, whose amino-acid sequence is MYSAIAGNPSESGSFSELGARALTANQAKPCQCELLSAKKAARMKKYCVTRELQKRAEKICSAEIEYVFSDHFDQDDAGEQILQPLHQLCSELNPEVDDETEGFPAQYAPLYSVPLLEKEQEVILFKGMNYLKYRASVLRDQIDLKSPCVGLLDRIEQKLKDAHRLRDYIIQANLRLVVSIAKGLTDRANTFEDIVSDGQMPLIRAVEIFDIDRGNRFSTYGTWAIRNFLFRATKKGRKYRKSFVSGVESAAMGLSDFRSTPRSHESYHHSIRYVLKQVLHTLDEREQLILKRRFGLYHSDAPEKFREIADDLGISTERVRQLTIRSLQRMRDVIEEQNLELPEIPEII
- a CDS encoding pseudouridine synthase — encoded protein: MSPRTPSPSDSDADQPTNDVDQATNDAELIRLQKFLAATGLGSRRHCEEYIETGRVTVDGDPVTELGAKVDPETQVICVDGERVRLQPRRYYLLNKPTGFLCTNNDPAGRRRVVDLFPNDGQRLFTVGRLDENSEGLILVTNDGALAERLAHPRYKVARTYQVQVAGNPAREKLDELRKGVRFKEGVFRVSGLKYLKKQGKSSFLELTLHEGQNREIRRMMARIGHKVIQLMRVRFGPLNLGKLKTGEYRRLTDWELKKLREMLNEKHSPTIRHRKGRKNVSHGKSRSSRGQAGKKTSDRKPADGKPVGRKPYDKKPAGAGKKQGPASSGQKTTGRRIIGDVQGQRTRQGKRK
- a CDS encoding DNA-binding transcriptional response regulator, with amino-acid sequence MSVKHDKINQAATPAFAENAERQMKSRDTADLDLADSDAHETHLRSSQRPLIPPRLKVLFVSAQRPVWVSLALRLDAIGCSEPRLEWVSTSEEALTLLRNDSFDCMLLHLNGETKASRLELLNAIRMSGCQEPVVLMLASPDDQIVLAACENQAEVLVSPALWESPALLGVMQRAMLAHELNEENHRLQVDNHRRLVRERDEAERLLNQQRSMVEELQTLTYPSEVDESESDLLSGESQHPMDSEATSVEFPIPQEVQDYYHELLRTYVIMGSGSLKEEILQIAELLSAANLPPRHVLEFHLQCVEVIVRGLGNRSSRHVMSRADLLALEMMVHLGECYQKKSD
- a CDS encoding dihydroorotate dehydrogenase electron transfer subunit translates to MTTASEFSDCATPQYLSATVVEQEQMARDTYRLRLECPPISDVILPGQFFMVREPGVNDPLLGRPFALYDTYLDDSGTPVGFDFGYVVVGKLTSRMTHWQPGDQVEVWGPLGNGFPQPGSGSLVMVAGGIGQTPFLATAREALQQRKYGQPRRTLDTFPDQVSLLYGARSKEYLAGLDDFRLDGLDIDVATDDGSFGHHGYVTDLLQQRIDSSSPPATIFCCGPEPMMEAVSKLALKAKIPCWLSLETPMACGFGACFSCVAKVRISDEEWDYRRTCVEGPVFNAETLVF